In the Paenibacillus sp. FSL H7-0357 genome, one interval contains:
- a CDS encoding glycosyltransferase has protein sequence MKIAIAHDYLIQMGGAERVVEVFHHMYPEAPIFTTVFNGSRLTDNLKDADIRASWLQKIPGVKANFKGVLPLYPMAIRDLDFSGYDIVLSSSSAFMKSIKVPESTFHLCYCHTPMRFAWDYDTYMERQSNSGLFKRLLKVYMQRLKTWDQRTSKNVNQFVANSSVVKTRIQNYYHRDADVIFPPINTARFTSSSSIGDYYLIVSRLVSYKRIDLAVEAFSRNGLKLYIVGDGPDRKRLEGMAKDNVTFLGRLEDEEVTGLMSKCRAFIFPGEEDFGITPLEANAAGRPVIAYQAGGALDTIVPYVNGVFFQNQEVDDLLKAIHEVESYAWDISKIMGHAHKFDEQTFMVQFKQYVEQAYVNFLKGG, from the coding sequence ATGAAAATTGCGATAGCGCACGATTACTTAATCCAAATGGGCGGAGCGGAAAGAGTTGTGGAGGTCTTCCACCACATGTATCCGGAGGCTCCGATCTTCACGACGGTTTTTAACGGAAGCCGCCTGACCGACAACCTCAAAGATGCGGATATCCGGGCCTCCTGGCTGCAGAAGATCCCGGGAGTGAAGGCCAATTTTAAAGGGGTACTGCCGCTTTATCCGATGGCCATTCGTGATTTGGACTTTAGCGGGTACGATATCGTCCTGAGCTCCAGCAGTGCTTTTATGAAAAGCATAAAGGTTCCCGAATCCACGTTTCATCTATGCTACTGTCATACGCCAATGCGCTTTGCCTGGGATTATGACACGTACATGGAGCGGCAATCGAATTCCGGACTGTTCAAAAGACTGCTCAAGGTCTATATGCAGCGGCTCAAGACCTGGGATCAGCGGACATCCAAAAATGTAAACCAGTTCGTGGCCAACTCTTCCGTAGTGAAGACGCGGATTCAGAACTATTACCATAGGGATGCCGATGTGATCTTCCCGCCGATCAATACAGCCCGCTTCACCAGTTCCAGCTCTATCGGCGACTATTACCTGATCGTCTCCCGGCTTGTATCCTACAAACGGATCGACCTGGCAGTGGAGGCTTTTAGCCGGAATGGCCTTAAGCTCTATATCGTCGGCGACGGGCCGGACCGTAAGCGTCTGGAAGGAATGGCCAAAGATAATGTCACTTTTCTGGGCCGGCTGGAGGATGAAGAGGTTACGGGCCTGATGTCGAAATGCCGGGCGTTTATTTTTCCGGGAGAAGAAGATTTCGGAATTACGCCCCTGGAGGCGAATGCCGCTGGAAGACCGGTCATTGCTTATCAGGCCGGAGGGGCGCTGGATACCATAGTTCCTTATGTCAATGGCGTATTCTTTCAGAATCAGGAAGTGGATGATCTGCTGAAGGCTATCCACGAAGTGGAGTCCTATGCGTGGGACATCAGCAAGATTATGGGGCATGCGCATAAATTCGATGAACAGACGTTTATGGTTCAGTTCAAGCAGTATGTGGAACAGGCCTACGTTAATTTTCTTAAAGGAGGATGA
- a CDS encoding UDP-glucose dehydrogenase family protein: MKLAVIGTGYVGLVSGVCFTLNGNHVICVDKDEEKINKLNRMESPIYEPGIEALIEMNLREGRLSFSADLQESVRLSDIVILAVGTPSLPGGEADLTYIEGAATEIAQAMEGYKIIMTKSTVPVGTNEKIRNLIASHTNHPFDIVSAPEFLREGSAIRDTLHPDRIVIGLDNPLLEPTMRQLHQGFTENIFVTDIRSAEMIKYASNAFLATKISFINEIANICEKVGADVTEVAEGMGMDRRIGSSFLQAGIGYGGSCFPKDTNALIQIAGNVDYEFKLLKSVVEVNKGQRFMIISKLHESLGSLRGAVIGIWGLAFKPNTDDVREAPAREIVEALVAEGATVKLYDPIAADNFKMQYDHPQLRWCGLPEEAAEGSDAVCLLTDWSQFKDIDLHRLAGSMRRQVLIDGRNVYSKEQIEGTGLEYHSVGRPQMGGLSGYSASVAGAI; the protein is encoded by the coding sequence ATGAAGCTGGCAGTAATCGGTACCGGCTATGTCGGTCTTGTATCTGGCGTATGTTTTACACTTAACGGGAATCATGTCATCTGCGTCGATAAGGATGAGGAGAAAATCAATAAATTGAACCGGATGGAATCCCCCATCTATGAGCCGGGTATTGAGGCGCTGATCGAAATGAATCTCCGTGAGGGCAGATTATCCTTTTCGGCAGATCTGCAGGAATCGGTGCGCCTTTCTGATATCGTCATCCTCGCTGTAGGAACGCCTTCCCTGCCGGGCGGCGAAGCAGATTTAACGTATATCGAGGGAGCAGCCACAGAAATTGCGCAAGCGATGGAAGGCTATAAAATCATCATGACCAAGTCGACCGTACCGGTTGGCACAAATGAGAAAATCCGCAATCTTATTGCTTCCCACACGAATCATCCCTTCGATATCGTCTCCGCTCCCGAATTCCTGCGTGAAGGCTCGGCGATCCGCGATACGCTTCATCCTGACCGGATTGTGATTGGTCTGGATAATCCGCTTTTGGAGCCAACGATGCGCCAGCTACATCAAGGCTTCACTGAAAATATCTTCGTAACGGATATCCGCAGTGCGGAAATGATTAAATATGCATCGAATGCTTTCCTGGCAACCAAAATCTCCTTTATCAACGAAATTGCCAACATTTGCGAAAAAGTGGGAGCTGATGTAACCGAAGTGGCGGAAGGCATGGGGATGGACCGGAGAATCGGCTCAAGCTTCCTGCAGGCCGGAATCGGTTATGGAGGCTCCTGTTTCCCGAAAGATACCAATGCACTGATCCAGATCGCAGGTAACGTGGACTATGAGTTCAAGCTGCTGAAATCGGTGGTTGAGGTGAATAAAGGACAGCGGTTTATGATTATTTCCAAACTTCATGAGTCGCTCGGCAGCCTGCGCGGCGCGGTTATCGGAATTTGGGGGTTGGCCTTCAAGCCGAATACCGATGATGTACGCGAGGCACCTGCCCGTGAAATCGTCGAAGCGCTGGTAGCGGAGGGAGCTACAGTGAAGCTCTATGATCCGATTGCCGCCGATAACTTCAAAATGCAATACGATCATCCGCAGCTCCGCTGGTGCGGCCTGCCGGAAGAGGCGGCAGAAGGCAGTGATGCCGTATGCCTGCTGACCGACTGGAGCCAGTTCAAGGATATCGACCTGCATCGCTTGGCGGGCAGTATGCGCCGCCAGGTTTTGATCGACGGCCGCAACGTCTACTCCAAGGAGCAGATCGAAGGCACCGGCCTGGAGTACCATTCCGTCGGACGCCCGCAAATGGGCGGACTGAGCGGGTATTCGGCCAGCGTGGCTGGTGCGATCTAA